In Nicotiana tabacum cultivar K326 chromosome 19, ASM71507v2, whole genome shotgun sequence, one DNA window encodes the following:
- the LOC142173656 gene encoding uncharacterized protein LOC142173656, whose product MSIKFVVGEFTVNVINAYASKVGLDQEVKKQFWEDLDEILRSIPHTEKLFIGGDFNGDIGASARGYDDVLGGFGFGDKNEGGTSLLNFARAFDLVIANSSFLKREEHLVTFRNSMDKTQIDYFLCKKCDKVESTNEEERRTYRECYKKAKKEAKLAVTAVKNATFAHLYGELGGKDGDKKLYRLAKVRKRKDRDLDQVKCIKDEDGKVLIDEAPIRRRWQTYFHKLLNDEGDKSIVLDELEHSESRRDFGYCKRIKVEGAMRYQAVESHYEGLGEGGGDQGDEVRVYFRESVWIHAKAFDYGTIHLVRILVKQYKERKKELHMVFIDLEKV is encoded by the exons ATGAGTATTAAATTTGTAGTTGGTGAATTTACTGTAAACGTGATTAATGCATATGCTTCTAAGGTAGGTTTGGACCAGGAGGTCAAGAAGCAATTCTGGGAGGATTTGGACGAGATATTGCGTAGTATCCCGCACACTGAGAAGTTGTTCATTGGCGGAGATTTCAATGGCGATATTGGGGCTAGTGCTAGGGGTTATGATGATGTGCTCGGCGGGTTCGGTTTTGGGGATAAGAATGAGGGAGGTACTTCACTGTTGAATTTTGCTAGAGCttttgatttggttatagctaaCTCGAGTTTTCTGAAGAGAGAGGAACACCTTGTCACTTTCCGAAATTCGATGGAcaagactcagattgattatttTCTGTGCAAAAAATGCGATAAAG TGGAGAGTACAAACGaggaggaaagaaggacttatcggGAGTGCTACAAAAAGGCAAAGAAAGAGGCAAAGTTAGCAGTTACGGCGGTTAAGAACGCGACGTTTGCTCATTTGTACGGGGAGCTCGGGGGCAAAGACGGGGACAAGAAGTTGTACCGGTTGGCCAAGGTGAGGAAAAGAAAGGATCGTGACTTAGACCAAGtcaagtgcatcaaggacgaggaTGGCAAAGTATTGATAGACGAGGCACCTATTAGAAGAAGATGGCAAACATACTTCCATAAACTGTTGAACGATGAGGGGGATAAAAGCATTGTATTGGATGAGTTGGAGCACTCTGAGAGTCGGCGGGATTTTGGGTACTGTAAGCGGATTAAGGTAGAAGGGGCGATGC GGTATCAAGCTGTTGAGTCACACTATGaaggtttgggagagggtggtggagacCAGGGTGATGAGGTGCGTGTCTATTTTCGAGAATCAGTTTGGATTCATGCCAAGGCGTTCGACTACGGAACAATTCATCTGGTAAGGATATTAGTGAAGCAGTacaaggaaaggaagaaggaattgcatatggtgttcattgaccttGAGAAAGTATAA
- the LOC107771982 gene encoding auxin response factor 18 isoform X1: MVQVEVFRGAPAVQSQNTGMESDAMYTELWKACAGPLVDVPRTGERVYYFPQGHIEQLEASTNQALKQQIPQFNLPSKILCRVVHVQLLAETETDEVYAQITLHPEAVQDEPSSPDPCPPDLPKHAVHSFCKILTASDTSTHGGFSVLRKHANECLPLLDMTQLTPTQDLVAKDLHGYEWRFKHIFRGQPRRHLLTTGWSTFVTSKRLVAGDAFVFLRGDNGDLRVGVRRLARQQSHMPQSVISSQNMHLGVLATASHAITTQTLFVVYYKPRTSQFIIGLNKYLEAVSHGFSVGMRFRMRFEGEDSPERRFTGTIVGVGDISSQWSESKWRSLKIQWDEPASIVRPDRVSPWEIEPSVAPTSIDVAQPGIKIKRPRPLELPHTDISAASAASPFWYPGSGPTLEVSHVGSIADNQLYWSSEQNNSLSNGVSNTSCRTHLSGAWQHSMLANGPLNMLRDSIEDNKQLTAQSILLDYGSPMSSRASNGLLLDQVNRGNKHEISSTCRLFGIDLRNNSNNTPTSEKDAPNITSNYADGSEADKDQNVEHFNPSEEKKQVQLEALLKDTHKQCLTSSRTRTKVQMQGVCVGRAVDLTGLSGYDDLIIELEKIFDIKGELCPRNKWEVVYTDDEGDMMLVGDDPWLEFCKMVRRIFIYSSEEVKKMSPRCKLPILSLEGEGTMPSVDSELKSER, translated from the exons ATGGTTCAGGTAGAAGTTTTTAGAGGAGCCCCTGCGGTACAAAGTCAAAATACAG GTATGGAAAGTGATGCTATGTATACAGAGCTGTGGAAAGCTTGTGCAGGCCCTTTAGTGGATGTTCCTCGGACTGGAGAACGAGTTTACTACTTTCCACAGGGTCACATAGAACAA TTAGAGGCATCGACAAATCAAGCTCTGAAACAACAGATTCCCCAGTTTAATCTTCCTTCAAAGATACTCTGTCGCGTTGTTCACGTCCAGTTACTG GCAGAGACAGAGACTGATGAAGTCTATGCCCAGATCACTTTGCACCCTGAGGCAGTG CAAGATGAACCGTCTAGTCCTGATCCATGCCCACCTGATCTGCCAAAACATGCGGTTCATTCGTTCTGTAAAATTTTAACAGCATCAGATACAAGCACTCATGGAGGATTTTCTGTTCTTCGGAAACACGCCAATGAATGTCTCCCACTACTG GACATGACTCAGTTGACTCCGACCCAAGATTTGGTCGCCAAAGATCTTCATGGGTATGAGTGGCGATTTAAGCATATCTTTAGAG GCCAACCTCGAAGACACCTGCTTACTACTGGATGGAGTACATTTGTAACTTCCAAGAGATTAGTTGCTGGCGATGCTTTTGTTTTCCTGAG GGGTGATAATGGAGATCTGCGTGTTGGGGTTCGACGTCTTGCTCGGCAGCAAAGCCATATGCCTCAATCTGTAATATCCAGCCAAAATATGCATCTTGGTGTTCTTGCGACTGCATCTCATGCTATTACAACACAGACACTGTTTGTTGTATATTATAAGCCAAG GACAAGCCAGTTTATAATTGGATTAAACAAGTATCTGGAGGCTGTGAGTCATGGGTTCTCAGTAGGTATGCGTTTCAGGATGAGGTTTGAAGGCGAAGATTCTCCTGAAAGAAG GTTCACAGGAACGATAGTTGGAGTTGGTGACATTTCCTCGCAATGGTCAGAATCTAAATGGCGATCATTGAAG ATTCAATGGGATGAACCAGCATCCATAGTGAGGCCAGACAGGGTGTCGCCATGGGAGATAGAGCCTTCTGTCGCTCCTACTTCTATAGATGTTGCACAACCTGGAATAAAGATCAAGCGACCTCGTCCCCTTGAGCTTCCCCACACTG ACATTTCAGCTGCCTCTGCTGCTTCTCCGTTCTGGTACCCTGGATCTGGTCCTACTCTTGAAGTGAGCCACGTAGGTAGTATTGCTGATAACCAACTATACTGGTCTTCGGAGCAGAATAACAGCCTCTCCAATGGCGTGAGCAACACTAGCTGTAGGACTCATCTCAGTGGAGCTTGGCAGCATAGCATGCTTGCAAATGGTCCCCTCAATATGCTCCGAGACTCTATTGAAGACAACAAGCAGCTGACTGCACAATCAATTCTGTTGGATTACGGTTCTCCGATGTCATCAAGGGCAAGTAATGGCCTTTTACTTGACCAAGTGAATAGGGGTAATAAGCATGAGATCTCTTCTACTTGTCGCTTATTTGGCATTGATTTGCGGAACAACTCTAATAATACGCCTACCAGTGAGAAAGACGCACCTAACATTACATCCAACTACGCTGATGGATCCGAAGCTGATAAGGACCAGAATGTAGAGCATTTTAATCCTTCTGAAGAAAAGAAACAAGTCCAATTGGAGGCACTACTGAAGGATACACATAAGCAGTGCCTCACTTCATCAAGAACTCGTACTAAG GTGCAAATGCAAGGGGTATGTGTTGGACGCGCTGTTGACTTGACTGGATTAAGTGGTTATGATGATCTTATCATTGAGCTGGAGAAGATATTTGATATCAAGGGAGAGCTTTGCCCTCGAAACAAATGGGAAGTTGTGTATACGGATGATGAGGGTGACATGATGCTTGTGGGGGATGATCCATGGCT GGAGTTCTGTAAGATGGTCAGGAGGATATTTATATATTCTAGTgaggaagtgaagaagatgagtCCTAGATGTAAGCTTCCTATTTTATCATTAGAAGGTGAAGGGACAATGCCAAGTGTAGATTCAGAGCTAAAATCTGAAAGATGA
- the LOC107771982 gene encoding auxin response factor 18 isoform X2, which yields MESDAMYTELWKACAGPLVDVPRTGERVYYFPQGHIEQLEASTNQALKQQIPQFNLPSKILCRVVHVQLLAETETDEVYAQITLHPEAVQDEPSSPDPCPPDLPKHAVHSFCKILTASDTSTHGGFSVLRKHANECLPLLDMTQLTPTQDLVAKDLHGYEWRFKHIFRGQPRRHLLTTGWSTFVTSKRLVAGDAFVFLRGDNGDLRVGVRRLARQQSHMPQSVISSQNMHLGVLATASHAITTQTLFVVYYKPRTSQFIIGLNKYLEAVSHGFSVGMRFRMRFEGEDSPERRFTGTIVGVGDISSQWSESKWRSLKIQWDEPASIVRPDRVSPWEIEPSVAPTSIDVAQPGIKIKRPRPLELPHTDISAASAASPFWYPGSGPTLEVSHVGSIADNQLYWSSEQNNSLSNGVSNTSCRTHLSGAWQHSMLANGPLNMLRDSIEDNKQLTAQSILLDYGSPMSSRASNGLLLDQVNRGNKHEISSTCRLFGIDLRNNSNNTPTSEKDAPNITSNYADGSEADKDQNVEHFNPSEEKKQVQLEALLKDTHKQCLTSSRTRTKVQMQGVCVGRAVDLTGLSGYDDLIIELEKIFDIKGELCPRNKWEVVYTDDEGDMMLVGDDPWLEFCKMVRRIFIYSSEEVKKMSPRCKLPILSLEGEGTMPSVDSELKSER from the exons ATGGAAAGTGATGCTATGTATACAGAGCTGTGGAAAGCTTGTGCAGGCCCTTTAGTGGATGTTCCTCGGACTGGAGAACGAGTTTACTACTTTCCACAGGGTCACATAGAACAA TTAGAGGCATCGACAAATCAAGCTCTGAAACAACAGATTCCCCAGTTTAATCTTCCTTCAAAGATACTCTGTCGCGTTGTTCACGTCCAGTTACTG GCAGAGACAGAGACTGATGAAGTCTATGCCCAGATCACTTTGCACCCTGAGGCAGTG CAAGATGAACCGTCTAGTCCTGATCCATGCCCACCTGATCTGCCAAAACATGCGGTTCATTCGTTCTGTAAAATTTTAACAGCATCAGATACAAGCACTCATGGAGGATTTTCTGTTCTTCGGAAACACGCCAATGAATGTCTCCCACTACTG GACATGACTCAGTTGACTCCGACCCAAGATTTGGTCGCCAAAGATCTTCATGGGTATGAGTGGCGATTTAAGCATATCTTTAGAG GCCAACCTCGAAGACACCTGCTTACTACTGGATGGAGTACATTTGTAACTTCCAAGAGATTAGTTGCTGGCGATGCTTTTGTTTTCCTGAG GGGTGATAATGGAGATCTGCGTGTTGGGGTTCGACGTCTTGCTCGGCAGCAAAGCCATATGCCTCAATCTGTAATATCCAGCCAAAATATGCATCTTGGTGTTCTTGCGACTGCATCTCATGCTATTACAACACAGACACTGTTTGTTGTATATTATAAGCCAAG GACAAGCCAGTTTATAATTGGATTAAACAAGTATCTGGAGGCTGTGAGTCATGGGTTCTCAGTAGGTATGCGTTTCAGGATGAGGTTTGAAGGCGAAGATTCTCCTGAAAGAAG GTTCACAGGAACGATAGTTGGAGTTGGTGACATTTCCTCGCAATGGTCAGAATCTAAATGGCGATCATTGAAG ATTCAATGGGATGAACCAGCATCCATAGTGAGGCCAGACAGGGTGTCGCCATGGGAGATAGAGCCTTCTGTCGCTCCTACTTCTATAGATGTTGCACAACCTGGAATAAAGATCAAGCGACCTCGTCCCCTTGAGCTTCCCCACACTG ACATTTCAGCTGCCTCTGCTGCTTCTCCGTTCTGGTACCCTGGATCTGGTCCTACTCTTGAAGTGAGCCACGTAGGTAGTATTGCTGATAACCAACTATACTGGTCTTCGGAGCAGAATAACAGCCTCTCCAATGGCGTGAGCAACACTAGCTGTAGGACTCATCTCAGTGGAGCTTGGCAGCATAGCATGCTTGCAAATGGTCCCCTCAATATGCTCCGAGACTCTATTGAAGACAACAAGCAGCTGACTGCACAATCAATTCTGTTGGATTACGGTTCTCCGATGTCATCAAGGGCAAGTAATGGCCTTTTACTTGACCAAGTGAATAGGGGTAATAAGCATGAGATCTCTTCTACTTGTCGCTTATTTGGCATTGATTTGCGGAACAACTCTAATAATACGCCTACCAGTGAGAAAGACGCACCTAACATTACATCCAACTACGCTGATGGATCCGAAGCTGATAAGGACCAGAATGTAGAGCATTTTAATCCTTCTGAAGAAAAGAAACAAGTCCAATTGGAGGCACTACTGAAGGATACACATAAGCAGTGCCTCACTTCATCAAGAACTCGTACTAAG GTGCAAATGCAAGGGGTATGTGTTGGACGCGCTGTTGACTTGACTGGATTAAGTGGTTATGATGATCTTATCATTGAGCTGGAGAAGATATTTGATATCAAGGGAGAGCTTTGCCCTCGAAACAAATGGGAAGTTGTGTATACGGATGATGAGGGTGACATGATGCTTGTGGGGGATGATCCATGGCT GGAGTTCTGTAAGATGGTCAGGAGGATATTTATATATTCTAGTgaggaagtgaagaagatgagtCCTAGATGTAAGCTTCCTATTTTATCATTAGAAGGTGAAGGGACAATGCCAAGTGTAGATTCAGAGCTAAAATCTGAAAGATGA